One genomic region from Strix uralensis isolate ZFMK-TIS-50842 chromosome 5, bStrUra1, whole genome shotgun sequence encodes:
- the NUAK1 gene encoding NUAK family SNF1-like kinase 1 isoform X2: MVHIRREIEIMSSLSHPHIITIYEVFENKDKIVIIMEYASKGELYDYISERRRLSERETRHFFRQIVSAVHYCHKNGVVHRDLKLENILLDDNFNIKIADFGLSNLYHKDKFLQTFCGSPLYASPEIVNGRPYRGPEVDSWALGVLLYTLVYGTMPFDGFDHKNLIRQISSGEYREPTQTSDARGLIRWMLMVNPERRATIEDIANHWWVNWGYKSSVCDCDAMRDSESPLLARFIDWHHRSTGLQPETDTKMKCLSKPKGPEVTLERQRSLKKSKKENDIAQSIQEGGAENASKPTSKRPKGILKKRSNSEHRSHSAGFIEGVVSPVLPSAFKLEQELCRTGVAIKSVVEGEVAGKYGTKQSSLMPKKGILKKTQQRESGYYSSPERSESSELLDNNDETVSSDTSPGVTEPSRNGSYSHSCRRKGILKHNSKYSTSSTESALISPDTPTLEAMEEVVLPGDALPRSYSRPSSVISDDSILSSDSFDLLDLQENRPNRQRIRSCVSAENFLQIQDFEGLQNRPRPQYLKRYRNRLGDSSFSLLTDMDDVTQVYKKALEICNKLN, translated from the exons TGTTTGAAAATAAAGATAAGATTGTGATCATCATGGAGTATGCAAGTAAAGGAGAGTTGTATGATTACATCAGTGAGAGGCGGCGATTAAGCGAAAGAGAGACAAGGCACTTCTTTCGACAAATAGTCTCTGCTGTACATTACTGCCACAAG AACGGTGTTGTCCACAGGGACCTAAAATTGGAAAACATCCTTCTTGATGACAATTTTAATATTAAG ATTGCTGATTTTGGACTCTCTAACCTTTATCACAAAGACAAGTTTCTGCAGACCTTTTGCGGAAGCCCACTGTATGCTTCCCCTGAAATAGTTAATGGACGACCTTACAGAGGCCCAGAG GTTGACAGCTGGGCCCTTGGTGTATTGCTTTACACTCTGGTTTATGGAACGATGCCCTTTGATGGCTTTGATCACAAAAATCTCATCAGGCAGATCAGCAGTGGAGAATATCGTGAGCCAACACAGACCTCAG ATGCTCGTGGTCTTATCAGATGGATGCTGATGGTGAACCCTGAACGCCGAGCAACCATTGAAGACATTGCCAACCACTGGTGGGTTAACTGGGGCTACAAGAGTAGTGTTTGTGACTGTGATGCCATGAGGGACTCTGAGTCCCCGTTGCTGGCAAGGTTCATTGATTGGCATCACCGTTCTACCGGCCTCCAACCAGAAACTGATACCAAAATGAAGTGCCTTTCTAAGCCCAAAGGTCCCGAAGTCACACTAGAGAGACAAAGGTCTctgaaaaaatcaaaaaaggaaaatgacattgcACAGTCCATCCAGGAAGGAGGAGCTGAAAATGCATCCAAACCCACCTCTAAGAGACCCAAAGGCATCCTGAAGAAAAGGAGCAACAGTGAACATCGATCTCATAGTGCAGGTTTCATTGAAGGAGTAGTCAGCCCAGTGTTACCCTCTGCTTTTAAGCTGGAGCAAGAGTTGTGTAGGACTGGTGTAGCCATTAAAAGTGTAGTGGAGGGAGAGGTAGCAGGCAAATATGGCACTAAGCAGTCTTCACTAATGCCAAAAAAAGGAATCTTAAAGAAGACTCAGCAGAGGGAGTCCGGCTATTACTCCTCTCCAGAACGAAGTGAATCTTCTGAACTCTTGGACAATAATGATGAGACAGTAAGCAGTGACACTTCTCCAGGGGTCACAGAGCCATCCAGAAATGGGTCTTACAGCCATTCCTGCAGGCGTAAGGGCATCTTGAAACATAACAGCAAGTATTCTACCAGCAGCACTGAATCTGCTTTGATTAGCCCTGACACACCAACGCTGGAGGCCATGGAAGAAGTGGTCCTGCCTGGGGATGCATTACCTCGAAGTTACAGTCGCCCTTCCAGCGTGATTAGTGATGACAGTATTTTGTCCAGTGACTCCTTTGATTTGCTGGATTTGCAAGAGAACAGACCAAACAGACAGAGGATACGGAGCTGTGTCTCTGCTGAAAATTTCCTCCAGATCCAAGACTTCGAAGGACTTCAGAACCGCCCGCGGCCACAGTATCTAAAACGTTACCGCAACCGTCTGGGGGACAGCAGTTTTTCCCTTCTCACAGACATGGATGATGTGACTCAGGTCTACAAAAAAGCCCTAGAGATCTGCAACAAGCTCAACTAG